In one window of Tenacibaculum mesophilum DNA:
- a CDS encoding GNAT family N-acetyltransferase: MIYKKEKRILKVGSGIELKELELHDAADIFRIINKERTYLGKWLPFVAYTKELKDTESFVNSVVNVPEEKLEYTFTIRKQDEFIGLIGLKDTDILNKKTEIGYWLSEKEQGKGIMTKSVNELCNFAFTKLQMNRIQIKCAVGNTPSKNIPKRLGFKLEGVERDGELLTGNVFTDLEVYSKLKNDG; this comes from the coding sequence GTGATTTATAAAAAAGAAAAAAGGATTTTAAAAGTAGGTTCTGGTATAGAGTTAAAAGAGCTTGAGTTGCATGATGCCGCTGATATTTTCAGAATAATTAATAAAGAAAGAACCTACTTAGGTAAATGGCTGCCATTTGTAGCCTACACGAAAGAATTAAAGGATACCGAAAGCTTTGTAAACTCGGTCGTTAATGTTCCTGAAGAAAAGTTAGAATATACTTTTACAATTAGAAAACAAGACGAGTTTATAGGGCTGATTGGTCTAAAAGATACAGACATTCTTAATAAAAAAACAGAAATAGGTTATTGGCTTTCTGAAAAGGAACAAGGTAAAGGTATTATGACAAAATCAGTAAATGAGTTATGCAATTTTGCCTTTACGAAATTACAAATGAATAGAATTCAAATAAAATGTGCTGTAGGAAATACGCCTAGTAAAAACATACCTAAGCGGTTAGGCTTTAAATTGGAAGGAGTTGAAAGAGATGGAGAGCTACTAACAGGAAATGTTTTTACAGACTTAGAGGTGTATAGCAAATTAAAGAACGATGGGTGA
- a CDS encoding prohibitin family protein, whose product MTRNQVELKFPKFGLLIPVAIVLIIFIAKSTVTINSGEAGVLYKTFGGGVVTDEPPLGEGFHVVAPWNKVHVYEVRQQELFEKMKVLSSNGLEIQIDASAWYQPVYKDLGNLHQTLGENYLQRVIQPAIRSAARSVVGRYTPEQLYSSKRDAIQDEIFIETKKILEKQYVQLNEILVRDVTLPSTIKEAIERKLKQEQESLEYEFRLVTAQKEAEKQIIEAKGKADANRILSASLTDKILQDKGIEATNRLANSTNSKVVIIGSGKSGMPIILGNQ is encoded by the coding sequence ATGACAAGAAATCAAGTAGAGTTAAAGTTTCCGAAATTTGGATTGTTAATTCCTGTAGCCATAGTTTTGATAATTTTCATAGCAAAATCTACGGTAACAATCAATTCAGGAGAAGCAGGAGTGTTGTATAAAACGTTTGGAGGAGGAGTTGTAACAGATGAGCCACCATTAGGAGAAGGTTTTCATGTAGTTGCTCCTTGGAATAAAGTACATGTATATGAAGTAAGACAGCAAGAGCTTTTTGAAAAAATGAAAGTGTTGTCATCTAACGGATTAGAAATTCAAATAGATGCCTCGGCTTGGTATCAACCAGTTTATAAAGATTTAGGAAACTTACATCAAACGCTAGGTGAAAATTATTTACAACGTGTAATTCAGCCAGCAATTCGTTCAGCAGCGCGTAGTGTAGTTGGTCGTTATACACCAGAACAGTTATATTCTAGTAAAAGAGATGCTATTCAAGATGAAATATTTATAGAGACAAAAAAAATATTAGAAAAACAGTATGTTCAGTTAAATGAAATTTTAGTTAGAGATGTAACCTTGCCATCAACTATTAAAGAAGCAATTGAACGAAAATTAAAACAAGAGCAAGAGTCTTTAGAATATGAGTTTAGATTAGTAACAGCTCAAAAAGAAGCAGAAAAGCAAATTATTGAAGCAAAAGGTAAAGCTGACGCCAATAGAATTTTAAGTGCATCATTAACCGATAAAATTTTACAAGATAAAGGTATTGAAGCTACAAACAGGTTAGCTAATTCTACTAACAGCAAAGTTGTTATTATTGGTTCTGGTAAAAGTGGAATGCCAATTATTTTAGGGAATCAGTAG
- a CDS encoding cation diffusion facilitator family transporter yields MGHNHHHHSHGNSTGNIAVAFFLNLAFTIIEFIGGFYTNSLAIMSDALHDLGDSLSLGLSWYFQKKSTKKANKKYSYGYKRFSLLGAIINSIVLVIGSVFIIKEAIPRVINPESADAKGMMWLAVLGIIVNGAAVLKLKKGTSINERVVSLHLLEDVLGWGVVLIASIVMQFWNIPVLDPVLSIAIAGFVLYNVYKNIKESIRIILQGTPENISVEEIQQRIVSMKDVEGIHDCHLWTMDGEYNVFTAHLVLKDKEISWEKWYKMKQEIKQVLHDDFHLEHITLELEFTSQECDYENCGS; encoded by the coding sequence ATGGGACACAACCATCACCATCATTCACATGGAAACTCTACAGGGAATATAGCTGTAGCTTTTTTTCTTAATCTAGCTTTTACAATTATTGAATTTATTGGAGGCTTTTATACCAATAGTTTGGCTATTATGTCAGATGCACTGCATGATTTAGGCGATAGCTTAAGTTTAGGGCTATCTTGGTATTTTCAAAAAAAATCGACAAAAAAGGCAAACAAGAAGTATTCTTACGGATATAAACGATTTTCTCTTTTAGGAGCTATTATTAATTCGATAGTATTAGTAATAGGCTCAGTATTTATTATTAAAGAAGCAATTCCTCGAGTTATCAATCCAGAAAGCGCAGATGCCAAAGGCATGATGTGGTTAGCCGTTTTAGGAATTATAGTAAATGGTGCTGCTGTATTGAAGTTAAAAAAAGGAACTTCAATTAATGAACGAGTAGTTTCATTACATTTATTAGAAGATGTGTTAGGCTGGGGAGTAGTATTGATTGCAAGTATTGTAATGCAGTTTTGGAATATACCAGTATTAGATCCTGTACTATCTATCGCTATTGCTGGTTTTGTACTGTATAATGTGTATAAAAATATTAAGGAGAGTATTAGAATTATATTACAAGGAACTCCCGAGAATATTTCTGTAGAAGAAATTCAACAAAGAATAGTTTCTATGAAAGATGTAGAGGGTATTCATGACTGTCATTTATGGACTATGGATGGAGAGTATAATGTATTTACAGCTCATTTAGTACTAAAAGACAAAGAGATCTCTTGGGAAAAATGGTATAAAATGAAGCAAGAAATTAAACAGGTTTTGCATGATGATTTTCATTTAGAACATATTACTCTTGAACTTGAATTTACATCACAAGAATGCGATTATGAAAACTGTGGTTCATAA
- a CDS encoding efflux RND transporter periplasmic adaptor subunit, with the protein MKKLVIILVTIIIVVSCNSTKEDHSDHDHATAEKTTQNVTNDEDHNENGIHLTQQQIVTAKIETATIEKRKIREKVAVTGTIEVPPQSKATIYAPLEAFVYKTDLLPGDKVKKGQIVAVLQHPNFIELQYAYLEAINKLKVTKADYERKKMLLENDITSKKSFQIAEGSYRSAKSLANSYVAQLKMAGLSPTTVAANGIQQYVYVKAPISGYVVENNLNKGMFLAANSEMMEIIDNDHMHAELNVFGTDITKIKKGDEFEFQPSGIDLTYEGYIKLVSQKVDEQTKTVNVHGHFEDEQNRLKAGMFINAQILLGGDEVYAVPEEAVIENEGEHFVFVKKSADEFIPVEVTVGGSDNGFVAIKTIKEDNYNVTIVTKGAHFLKGKLLQMAGGMEGHAH; encoded by the coding sequence ATGAAAAAATTAGTAATAATATTAGTAACTATCATTATTGTTGTTAGTTGTAACTCAACAAAAGAAGATCATTCAGATCACGACCATGCAACAGCAGAGAAAACAACACAAAATGTAACGAACGATGAAGATCATAATGAAAATGGAATTCATTTAACCCAACAACAAATTGTAACAGCTAAAATAGAGACAGCTACAATCGAAAAGAGAAAGATTAGAGAAAAAGTAGCAGTAACCGGAACAATAGAGGTGCCACCACAAAGCAAAGCCACTATATATGCCCCTTTGGAAGCGTTTGTTTATAAAACAGATTTGTTGCCTGGTGATAAGGTGAAAAAAGGACAAATAGTAGCAGTATTACAGCATCCTAACTTTATTGAGTTACAATATGCGTATCTTGAAGCGATAAATAAGTTAAAAGTAACTAAGGCAGATTATGAAAGAAAGAAAATGTTGTTAGAAAATGATATTACCTCCAAAAAATCATTTCAAATAGCAGAAGGAAGTTATCGATCTGCAAAAAGTTTAGCGAATAGCTATGTAGCACAATTAAAAATGGCAGGATTATCACCTACTACAGTTGCAGCTAATGGGATTCAACAATATGTATATGTAAAGGCTCCAATCTCTGGTTATGTTGTAGAGAACAATTTGAATAAAGGAATGTTTTTAGCAGCTAATTCAGAGATGATGGAAATAATAGATAATGATCATATGCATGCAGAATTAAATGTTTTTGGAACTGATATAACAAAAATAAAGAAGGGAGATGAGTTCGAATTTCAGCCTTCCGGAATAGATCTTACTTATGAAGGATATATAAAATTAGTAAGCCAAAAAGTAGATGAACAAACAAAAACAGTAAATGTGCATGGACATTTTGAAGACGAGCAAAATCGATTAAAAGCAGGCATGTTTATCAATGCTCAGATTTTGTTAGGAGGAGATGAAGTATACGCTGTTCCTGAAGAAGCAGTCATAGAAAATGAAGGAGAACATTTTGTTTTTGTTAAAAAGTCAGCAGATGAATTTATACCTGTTGAGGTAACTGTTGGAGGTTCGGATAATGGATTTGTAGCAATAAAAACAATTAAAGAAGATAATTACAACGTAACTATTGTAACTAAAGGAGCACACTTTTTAAAAGGAAAGTTATTACAAATGGCAGGCGGAATGGAAGGTCATGCCCATTAA
- a CDS encoding CusA/CzcA family heavy metal efflux RND transporter yields the protein MLDNIIKFSIKNKLIIGALVVALIGWGIYSLKQLPIDAVPDITNNQVQIITSAPSQSAQDIERLVTFPIEITMSNIPDIEEIRSFSRFGLSVVTIVFKESTDIYWARQQISERLIEAKNQIPDGVGTPEMAPVTTGLGEIYQYTLYTKEGYEKQYDAMELRSIQDWIVRRQLLGIEGVADVSSFGGFLKQYEVAIEPERLQSLNVSINEVFEALSKNNQNTGGAYIDKNPKAYFIRSEGLIKTPEDIQNIVIKNNINGTPILMKDIGKVQLGHAVRYGAMTRNTDGEVVGAIVMMLKGANSSKVIENVKERIAQIEKSLPEGVAIKPFLDRTKLVDKAIKTVSTNLIEGALIVIFILVLLLGNLRAGLIVASVIPLAMLFAISLMNVFGVSGNLMSLGAIDFGIIVDGSVIIVEATLHHLGLKKSETQLTQDQMDDEVYESASKIRTSAAFGEIIILIVYLPILALVGIEGKMFKPMALTVSFAILGAFLLSLTYVPMMSSLFLKKTINNKENISDKIITAIQNVYTPILNFVLTHKVKVVIGSVAIFILSLVTFSKMGSEFIPSLDEGDLAVQTTVSTGSSLSYTIDVSNQASALLIKEFPDEIEQIVSRIGSSEIPTDPMPIEASDIIIILKEKEEWTKASTKNELTEKMQQLLDENMLGVSFGFQQPIQMRFNELMTGARQDVVLKIYGEDLDRLVKYANQLSRIIPGVAGAEDVYVEKMTGLQQIVIDYNRSQLAYYGLNIEDVNTTVNAAFAGQSAGSVYEGEKRYDLVVRLAKNRRASIEDIRKLYITTPTGAQIPLTAVASVDFKTGPNQIQRDDAKRRITVGFNVRGRDVASIVKELKGKVSDKIAFDPGYYITYGGTFKNLEEARARLGVAVPVALLLIFLLLYFTFKSIKQSVLIFTAIPMSAIGGIFALWLRGMPFSISAGVGFIALFGVAVLNGIVLIAEFNRLKTIGISDLTEIVKKGTSVRLRPVIMTAAVASLGFLPMALSSSAGAEVQKPLATVVIGGLVSATLLTLLILPVLYMLFEKKVNLKAKKSIVTVVVFAIGVFGVQAQEVPQKLTEQQVIELALQKSVLMKKSALSIEKSKVGISKAIELNPTTVQYQDVGVANGIAEKEWSVNQNFGSILTHIQKKKLAKEKNTLATINNNITKKETVRKARSLYQQWNYLYGLLSLMEEQQLSTNQIKEIADKLHASGEIGGLENDLTSLQSLGVQSQKNKVYKDFIQVENELKQLLQIDYLIQPLEKLPQKKDFLIQKDSLSKDFIKSLEQQNKVAAKGVSVAKSTYFPALTAGVINRKTGNENSYTGFNVGVNIPLSFWSNNAKIKEQKIIQEEIAYENNNKAMVIQNNYKSLQEQLTYLNEELVSIHSTVTQAQKFIKKLALAYKVGEIDAYQYNQSFTAYFQVMQNYLSLVNNFNQTVIAYEFYIKE from the coding sequence ATGTTAGATAACATTATCAAATTTTCAATTAAAAATAAATTGATTATTGGAGCATTGGTTGTGGCATTAATAGGCTGGGGAATTTACTCTCTAAAACAATTACCTATTGATGCTGTACCAGATATTACCAATAATCAGGTGCAAATAATAACATCAGCACCTTCACAATCAGCCCAAGATATAGAACGTTTAGTGACGTTTCCTATAGAAATTACCATGTCAAACATTCCAGATATCGAAGAAATTCGTTCTTTCTCTCGATTTGGATTAAGTGTCGTTACAATCGTTTTTAAAGAAAGTACCGATATTTATTGGGCGCGTCAACAAATTAGTGAACGGTTGATAGAAGCCAAAAATCAAATTCCTGATGGAGTAGGAACACCAGAAATGGCACCAGTGACCACAGGATTGGGTGAAATTTATCAATATACGTTATATACCAAAGAAGGATACGAAAAACAATACGATGCAATGGAGTTACGCTCTATTCAAGATTGGATTGTTCGTCGCCAACTCTTAGGAATTGAAGGAGTAGCTGATGTAAGTAGCTTTGGAGGCTTTTTAAAGCAATATGAAGTAGCTATTGAACCAGAACGCTTGCAATCGTTAAATGTTAGTATAAACGAGGTTTTTGAGGCATTATCTAAGAACAATCAAAATACAGGAGGAGCATATATTGATAAAAACCCGAAAGCGTACTTTATTAGAAGTGAAGGATTAATAAAAACTCCAGAAGACATTCAGAATATTGTCATAAAAAACAATATAAACGGAACACCTATACTGATGAAAGATATAGGGAAAGTTCAGTTAGGGCATGCGGTACGATATGGCGCAATGACAAGAAATACTGACGGAGAAGTGGTAGGTGCTATTGTTATGATGTTAAAAGGAGCCAATTCTTCAAAAGTGATTGAGAATGTAAAAGAAAGAATAGCACAAATAGAAAAAAGTTTGCCAGAAGGAGTTGCCATAAAACCCTTTTTAGATAGAACTAAATTAGTAGACAAAGCCATAAAAACGGTATCAACCAACCTTATTGAAGGGGCTTTAATTGTCATTTTTATTTTGGTGTTGCTGTTAGGAAACTTACGAGCGGGGTTAATTGTAGCGTCGGTTATCCCGTTAGCAATGCTGTTTGCTATTAGTTTAATGAACGTGTTTGGCGTTTCTGGAAACTTAATGAGTTTAGGAGCTATCGATTTTGGTATTATCGTAGACGGTTCTGTAATTATTGTAGAAGCAACACTACATCATTTAGGGTTAAAAAAATCAGAAACCCAATTAACCCAAGACCAAATGGATGATGAAGTGTACGAATCGGCTTCAAAAATAAGAACAAGTGCAGCATTTGGAGAAATCATTATCCTTATTGTGTACTTACCAATTCTTGCCTTGGTAGGTATTGAAGGAAAAATGTTTAAACCAATGGCATTAACCGTAAGTTTTGCAATTTTAGGAGCCTTTTTACTATCGCTTACTTATGTACCTATGATGAGTTCGTTGTTTTTAAAGAAAACAATCAATAACAAGGAGAATATTTCAGATAAAATTATAACAGCGATACAAAATGTATACACCCCAATACTCAACTTTGTGCTAACTCATAAAGTAAAAGTAGTGATAGGTTCAGTCGCTATTTTTATACTCAGTTTAGTCACTTTTTCTAAAATGGGGTCAGAGTTTATTCCTTCTTTGGATGAAGGAGATTTGGCAGTACAAACTACTGTATCAACAGGAAGTTCGCTGTCGTATACTATTGATGTTTCCAACCAAGCATCAGCGCTGTTAATAAAGGAATTTCCAGACGAAATAGAGCAAATAGTTAGTAGAATAGGTTCTTCTGAAATTCCTACAGACCCTATGCCAATAGAGGCTTCAGACATCATTATTATTTTAAAAGAGAAAGAGGAATGGACAAAAGCTAGCACCAAGAATGAACTGACAGAAAAAATGCAACAATTGTTGGATGAAAACATGCTAGGTGTTTCTTTCGGTTTTCAACAGCCTATTCAAATGCGATTTAATGAGTTGATGACAGGTGCTAGGCAAGATGTTGTACTTAAGATTTATGGAGAAGATTTAGACAGATTGGTAAAATATGCCAATCAGTTAAGTAGAATTATTCCAGGTGTAGCAGGAGCAGAAGATGTGTATGTTGAAAAAATGACGGGATTACAGCAAATTGTAATTGATTATAACAGAAGTCAGTTAGCCTATTATGGACTCAACATTGAAGATGTAAATACGACTGTTAATGCAGCTTTTGCAGGTCAAAGTGCAGGATCAGTATATGAAGGTGAAAAGCGTTACGATTTGGTAGTGCGTTTAGCAAAAAACAGAAGAGCTAGTATAGAAGATATTCGTAAACTATACATTACAACTCCAACCGGGGCACAAATTCCGTTAACAGCAGTAGCGTCTGTAGATTTTAAAACGGGACCAAATCAAATTCAAAGAGATGATGCTAAACGTAGAATAACAGTTGGTTTTAATGTAAGAGGACGTGATGTAGCTAGTATAGTTAAAGAACTAAAAGGTAAAGTCTCAGATAAGATAGCATTCGACCCAGGGTACTATATTACCTATGGCGGAACGTTTAAAAACTTAGAAGAAGCTCGTGCCAGATTAGGCGTTGCAGTACCAGTAGCGCTATTACTCATCTTTTTGTTATTGTATTTTACGTTTAAATCTATTAAACAAAGTGTATTGATATTTACTGCCATACCTATGTCTGCTATTGGTGGAATTTTCGCCTTATGGTTACGTGGAATGCCTTTTTCAATTTCAGCAGGAGTAGGTTTTATAGCCTTATTTGGTGTAGCGGTGCTAAACGGAATTGTTTTAATTGCTGAGTTTAATCGTTTAAAAACCATTGGAATATCAGACCTTACAGAGATTGTAAAAAAAGGGACATCTGTACGTTTGCGTCCTGTTATTATGACCGCAGCTGTGGCTTCATTAGGGTTTTTACCTATGGCATTATCATCCTCAGCAGGAGCAGAGGTACAAAAGCCTTTGGCTACTGTGGTAATAGGAGGATTGGTGTCGGCAACTTTACTAACCTTGCTTATTTTACCTGTGTTGTATATGCTTTTTGAAAAGAAAGTAAACTTAAAAGCGAAAAAGAGTATAGTAACTGTAGTAGTATTTGCAATTGGAGTTTTTGGAGTTCAAGCACAAGAAGTGCCTCAAAAGTTAACAGAACAGCAAGTTATTGAATTAGCGTTGCAAAAATCGGTATTGATGAAAAAGTCAGCTTTATCTATTGAAAAATCGAAAGTAGGTATAAGTAAAGCGATTGAATTGAACCCAACAACAGTTCAATACCAAGATGTTGGTGTAGCCAATGGCATAGCGGAAAAAGAATGGTCTGTAAATCAGAATTTCGGTTCTATTTTAACGCATATTCAAAAAAAGAAGTTGGCTAAAGAGAAAAATACTTTAGCAACGATTAATAATAATATAACAAAGAAAGAAACAGTAAGAAAGGCTAGAAGTTTATACCAACAGTGGAATTACTTATATGGATTGTTATCGCTAATGGAAGAGCAACAGCTTAGTACCAATCAAATAAAAGAAATAGCTGATAAGTTGCATGCATCTGGAGAAATAGGAGGATTAGAAAACGATTTAACCTCTTTACAATCGTTAGGAGTACAGTCACAAAAGAATAAAGTATACAAAGATTTCATTCAAGTAGAAAATGAATTAAAGCAATTATTACAAATTGATTATTTGATACAACCGCTTGAAAAACTACCTCAAAAAAAGGACTTTTTAATTCAAAAAGATTCGTTGTCAAAAGACTTTATCAAAAGTTTAGAGCAACAAAATAAGGTAGCTGCTAAAGGTGTGTCTGTAGCAAAATCAACATATTTTCCTGCATTAACAGCTGGTGTAATTAATAGAAAAACAGGAAATGAGAACAGCTATACAGGTTTTAATGTAGGAGTAAATATTCCACTTTCTTTTTGGTCTAATAATGCAAAAATAAAAGAGCAAAAAATTATACAAGAAGAAATAGCTTATGAGAATAATAACAAAGCTATGGTAATTCAGAATAATTATAAAAGCTTACAAGAACAGCTTACGTATTTAAATGAAGAGTTGGTAAGTATTCACTCAACAGTTACACAAGCGCAAAAGTTTATAAAAAAGCTAGCACTAGCTTATAAAGTAGGAGAGATTGATGCCTACCAATATAATCAGAGTTTTACCGCTTATTTTCAGGTAATGCAAAACTATTTATCACTGGTTAATAATTTTAACCAAACTGTAATAGCCTACGAGTTTTATATAAAAGAATAA
- a CDS encoding acyl-CoA thioesterase, whose protein sequence is MRFHTRKWVKPEDLNPNGTLFGGRLLQWIDEEVALYAIIQLEIPKTVTKFMSEINFVSSAKQGDIVEIGIDVVKFGTTSITLSCEVRNKITRKTIIAIDKIVMVSLDEEGSPFAHGKTKIEYVKDRLDKEGS, encoded by the coding sequence ATGAGATTTCATACACGTAAATGGGTAAAACCAGAAGATTTAAATCCTAACGGAACACTTTTCGGAGGACGATTATTACAATGGATTGATGAAGAAGTAGCGTTATATGCTATTATTCAGCTAGAAATTCCTAAAACAGTAACCAAGTTTATGTCTGAAATAAATTTTGTTAGTTCAGCAAAGCAAGGAGACATTGTAGAAATAGGAATTGATGTAGTAAAGTTTGGAACAACATCTATTACCTTAAGCTGTGAGGTTCGTAACAAAATAACTCGAAAAACAATTATCGCAATTGATAAAATTGTTATGGTAAGTTTGGATGAAGAAGGAAGCCCTTTTGCGCATGGTAAAACAAAAATTGAATACGTTAAAGACAGATTGGATAAAGAAGGTTCATAA
- a CDS encoding CPXCG motif-containing cysteine-rich protein, with the protein MYEHFFQCPYCWEEISMLLDASTSETYVEDCEVCCNPIQITFTFVNNDLVAFEAKNIEQ; encoded by the coding sequence ATGTATGAGCACTTTTTTCAATGTCCATATTGTTGGGAAGAAATTTCCATGTTACTGGACGCTAGTACGTCTGAAACGTATGTAGAAGATTGTGAGGTATGTTGCAATCCTATACAAATAACCTTTACTTTTGTAAATAACGATTTAGTAGCTTTTGAAGCTAAAAATATAGAACAATAA
- a CDS encoding VWA domain-containing protein: protein MESITIIYIVLAVLISVAIAFFQYFYKVKRTPKVHILLFSLKALSLFLIGLLLINPKITTLETENIKPVLSVLVDNSLSTQFFKEEKKVQELISKVESNEELQDKFDVQYFSFGNDIKVLDSLSFAETQTNISKAIDAVNELNKDKNAATILITDGNQTQGNDYEFSSAKHKIFPIVIGDTIKYQDIQISQLNVNKYSYVKNKFPVEALLYYEGKETVNTTFSIVKNGNRVFSKRVRFSPENPVQTVTANLVSNTKGVHYYTASISSIANEKNTKNNYKSFSVEVLDEQTKVLLLSSFLHPDLGALKKAIESNKQRKVDIALIQDKNINLDAYQFFVLYQPNSYFKTTLEKIPSNFLLVSGTKTDWNFLNSQGLGVQKRAINQKEEYTAIYNADFLTFYQENIGFSQFPPLQDKFGEVQFKKESQSLLYQKYAGVETTQPLLSTFEENDKKYTVLFGEGIWKWRVASYLKEKNFESFDTFVGNLVQYLASTKKRKRLDVKAQRLYAVNEPITISAFYVDKNYQFDSRASLELTVTNLETKAKKSIPFSLFNNSYQVAVEGLASGEYSYTVTVKNQNISSSGRFKIEDYQIEEQFTNANFKKLEQLALKTKGAIAYVDKVDELLKKIQEDASFYTTQKSITKKQSLVDWKWLLLLIIVLLSIEWFVRKYYGKI from the coding sequence GTGGAGTCAATAACTATAATTTACATTGTATTAGCCGTATTAATAAGCGTAGCCATTGCTTTTTTTCAATATTTCTATAAGGTAAAAAGAACTCCGAAAGTACATATCTTACTTTTTAGCTTAAAAGCTCTAAGTCTTTTTTTAATTGGGTTGCTACTCATTAATCCGAAGATAACAACTCTTGAAACAGAAAACATAAAACCGGTGTTATCTGTATTGGTAGATAATTCGTTATCCACTCAATTTTTTAAAGAAGAAAAAAAGGTTCAAGAATTAATATCAAAAGTAGAAAGCAACGAAGAACTTCAAGATAAATTTGACGTACAATATTTTTCGTTTGGGAATGATATTAAGGTGTTGGATAGTTTATCGTTTGCTGAAACACAAACCAATATTTCAAAAGCAATTGATGCTGTTAATGAGTTGAATAAAGATAAAAATGCAGCTACTATTTTAATAACTGATGGAAATCAAACACAAGGAAACGATTATGAGTTTTCATCAGCAAAACATAAAATATTTCCCATAGTTATAGGGGATACCATTAAGTATCAAGATATTCAAATATCGCAGTTAAATGTGAATAAGTATAGCTATGTAAAGAACAAGTTCCCTGTAGAAGCATTGTTGTATTATGAAGGAAAAGAAACGGTGAATACTACTTTTTCAATCGTAAAAAACGGGAACAGAGTTTTTTCAAAAAGAGTACGTTTTTCACCAGAAAATCCTGTGCAAACTGTTACTGCTAATTTAGTGTCTAATACCAAAGGAGTACACTATTACACAGCATCGATAAGTAGTATAGCGAATGAAAAAAACACGAAGAACAATTATAAAAGCTTTTCAGTTGAAGTTTTAGATGAACAAACCAAGGTTTTACTATTAAGTTCTTTTTTACACCCAGATTTAGGAGCACTTAAAAAAGCGATTGAGAGCAATAAACAACGTAAGGTAGATATTGCTTTGATACAGGATAAGAATATAAACTTAGATGCGTATCAGTTTTTTGTTTTGTATCAACCTAACAGCTACTTTAAAACCACTTTAGAAAAAATACCATCTAATTTTTTACTGGTTTCAGGAACTAAAACAGATTGGAACTTTTTGAATAGTCAAGGTTTGGGAGTTCAAAAAAGAGCCATTAATCAAAAAGAAGAATACACTGCTATTTACAATGCAGATTTTTTAACTTTTTATCAAGAGAATATAGGTTTTAGTCAATTTCCACCACTACAAGATAAGTTTGGAGAAGTACAGTTTAAAAAAGAATCTCAAAGCTTGTTGTATCAGAAGTATGCAGGAGTAGAAACCACTCAACCGTTATTATCAACTTTTGAAGAAAATGATAAAAAGTATACAGTACTATTTGGTGAGGGTATTTGGAAATGGAGAGTTGCCAGTTATTTAAAAGAGAAAAACTTTGAAAGCTTTGATACGTTTGTAGGAAATTTGGTTCAGTATTTAGCATCCACCAAAAAGAGAAAACGTTTAGATGTAAAAGCGCAACGTTTGTATGCAGTTAATGAACCCATAACTATAAGTGCATTTTATGTTGATAAAAACTATCAGTTTGATAGCAGAGCATCTTTGGAGTTGACAGTGACTAATCTAGAAACAAAGGCTAAAAAGAGTATTCCGTTTTCTTTATTTAATAACTCATATCAAGTTGCTGTTGAAGGGTTAGCCTCAGGAGAATATTCATATACAGTAACTGTAAAGAATCAAAATATAAGTAGCTCAGGGAGGTTTAAAATTGAAGATTATCAGATAGAAGAGCAATTTACCAATGCTAATTTTAAAAAATTAGAACAGCTAGCGTTAAAAACAAAAGGAGCAATTGCTTATGTAGATAAAGTTGACGAATTATTAAAAAAGATACAAGAAGATGCATCTTTTTATACCACTCAAAAGTCTATTACCAAAAAACAAAGTTTAGTTGATTGGAAATGGTTATTATTACTGATTATAGTTTTACTATCAATAGAGTGGTTTGTTAGAAAATACTATGGTAAAATATAA
- a CDS encoding group III truncated hemoglobin, with translation MDKRDIENREDVYKLVSTFYNDKIRKDDFIGPIFLKTIPEETWEPHLQKLTDFWETNLFFVRKFKGNPMKAHKDVDRDFEYAIYQEHFGRWLQLWFETVDELFDGVKAHEAKERARNIASMLFFRMFEAKPKPTTTT, from the coding sequence ATGGATAAAAGAGACATAGAAAATAGGGAAGATGTGTATAAGTTAGTATCAACTTTTTATAACGATAAAATTAGAAAGGATGATTTTATAGGCCCTATATTTTTGAAAACAATACCAGAAGAAACCTGGGAACCTCATTTACAAAAACTCACCGATTTTTGGGAAACGAATTTGTTTTTTGTTAGAAAGTTTAAAGGAAACCCGATGAAAGCACACAAAGATGTAGATAGGGATTTTGAGTATGCTATTTATCAGGAACACTTTGGACGCTGGCTGCAATTGTGGTTTGAAACGGTTGATGAACTTTTTGATGGAGTAAAAGCGCATGAAGCTAAAGAAAGAGCACGAAACATAGCTTCTATGCTCTTTTTTAGAATGTTTGAAGCAAAGCCGAAGCCTACAACTACGACATAA